Genomic window (Streptomyces sp. NBC_00078):
CGTCAACTCACCCAAGTGACCCGGAGCGAAAAGACCGTCGGCTACCGCGATCTCGCGGCTGATGACACACTGACCCGACAGCGGAGCCTCCGGTGCTGTGAACGGCTTGTCTTGGCGGACCAGCCAGTTCTACCGGGGCTCCGCTTCTCGCGTCCGGTGTTCCTCCAGATCAGACCCCACTTGCAGCCACGGACCCGCCCCGTAACTTCATGGCCTTGGGCTAAAGAGCGTCGCCGAGGGTGTCGATAGCTTGGCGCTGGAGGCGGAGCCGGACGTGGGCGTAGACGCCGATGTGCGCGTGGCCGAGGAGTTCCTTGATCACGACGAGGTCGCCACCCTGTTCCAGGAGCAGGGTGGCGATGGTGTGCCGGAGGTCGTGGAAGCGGATGGTCCGGAGTCCAGCGCTGTGGAGAAGGCGACGGAAGTGGCGGGTGAGGTTGCCGGGGTCGAGCGGCCTGCCGGTGGGGGTGGTGAAGGCGAGGCCGTTGTCCGTCCAGCCCGTTCGGCGGCCGTATTCTGGGAGGCGACGGGAAGGAGCCGCTGATGAGCGTTGACGCGATCATGCACACCGAGTTCCCCGAGGGACACACGGTCTTCTTCGGTGCCGACGGGAAGGTGATCATGACTCCGCAGAGCGAGGAGCATTCCAGCACCATCAGGTCGATGCAGATCGACTCTCTCGCTCTGGGCCGTCACGCGAAGATCACTTCCGACGTGTACCTCGACTTCCCTGCCGACGAGAACTCCGCCCCGGACCTGGCGATCCTGCGCGAGGATGCACAGAAGCAGGGCAAGCGCTACAGCTTCGAGGACGTCCTGCTGATCGCGGAGGTGGTGTCGGTCTCCTCCGCGCGCAAGGACTACGACGACTGCACCGCCAAGTACGGCCGCTACGGCATCCCGGTCTACCTGGTCGTGGACCCGTACGCCGGAGAGGTTGTCGTGCACACCCAGCCCACCGGGGACGGCTACATCGCGGCACACACGCACAAGTACGGCACGGGCAAGCTCCCCATCGAGCTGGCCGACGGCCGTACTTTCACCCTCGACCTGGACGAGCTGCCCCGTCCCCAACCGGAGACCGGCACCCGCTGAGCGCGCCGGTCCATGGGTGGTCTCGACCAGGACTTGCTGCAAATCACCTTCCAAGCTGGTGGGAAGGTGTCCTGAGCAGGAAATTTCGTACCGTCGGTTCACCGAATGCAAACGTCGACGGGTGCATGCGCGCGCGTGCGCACCGGACCGGGGTCGAGCAGGATCGAGTAGGAGGCAGCCTACCGCTGGGGTGGCTGGTTCAGCTGTTGGAGGACTACGGCTTCGAGCCGCATCTGGTGCAGCCGCTGCGATGCAAGGAAATCGCCCCTGCGCGGCTGAAGACGACAAGGTGGACACGGCCAATCCTGGCCCGGCTGCTGCGCGTGGAGCTGCTGTCGGAGGCACTATGGGAAGCACACAACCCGGGTAGCCTTGCTACTTGTCATCAGCGGTGCCCCTGCCGGTGGCCAGCCGGTGGCCGGACGCCTTTGGACGACGCAATACGAGGTAGTACAGACCAACCAGCCGCACCTGCTCTGATCAGGAAAAAGGTCACCACAGAGCACGACAAGGCACCAGGCAACACGATCGCTCATGGTCTCGTAATGCGTAGGTCTCGGGTTCGAATCCCGAAGGCGGCTCTGTGGAAGCCTCAGGACTCACTCGCCGTGACCTGGGGCTTTTGCTTTTTTCGGGGCGGGTTAGGGCGTGGCGAGAGGCGCGGCTGGGACGCCGTCGAGGGGCTTCCGTGAGCGATGCGTGAGCGGAGCGGCTCGGTGGGCTAGTTCTGGGGCTTCTTCCGCGCGCTCTTCTCCTTCACCTTCGTCTGGGTTCTCGCCTTCCTGGCGGTCTTGCGGGCCTACTCGACCTCGGCCCTGTGCTGGAGTGGGACCAACGCGGTGGCGGATTCCCGAAGAGGATCAGTCACTTTCTCGAGGTGCGGTCAGGAGCCGTCGTACGCTCGGCGGCCTGCTCCGGTGCTGCTGCCCTGGCCTTGAAGGGCTGAGGCTCCCTCCTGCACATATTCGTGGCAGCTCTCCCCGAGGCACCGTTTTCCGCGGTGAGTTGGGCGATGGGTTGCTGTCCAGCAGTGAGCGCAGCGCGAGCACGGGTTGTCGAGCGAAGTCCCGCACGAAGCAAGCGTTTGGTTACCTTGCAGGGTCTCGGCAGACCTGTCCCCACCATGGCCTCACGCCAGCCCCGCTACAGAGTGCAACCGCAGCGTTACTGTGAATAGCTCATTTACGACGAGAAAAACTGAGACGGGTGTGTCGGGCTATCAGTACTGAGATAATTCGTGCATGCCCAGTTCGCGATGGTCCGGAGCCGCGCAGCGTGACAGCAGTGGTCCTGCCGGTGGCAGCGATCCTGCTCTTAATCGGTTGAAGACTGTGCTGGACGACTGGTGCAACTCCCTGCTCGACCTCGGCGGACGCAACCGTCTGCTGAATTTCCGCCATACGAGGACCGCGACTCTGGAGATCACGGCTCCTGGAGTCCCTGCGGTGTTGGCCGGGCTCGCTCGCGGTTGGACTTTTGCTTCCGTCGAGGACACCGAACACGTTGACGGAGATGTGCCAAAGGGTGCTGCTCCGGCCGGCGGGGTGTTCTACGAGTACGACACCACCTCCGCGATTGGCGGCGCCGATCGCGCTTCCGGCCTGGTGACACAGAAGAACACGCAGTCGGGACTGGACGCGTCGCTCTACCAACTGCGCCAAAAGTCGGGCCAGATGTACAACGACTACGGCCTGTGGGTGCTCTGGCTGGGTGTCGGCATGGTGGATTGGCGGGAGGAGGGTGCAGAGGAGACGAGTTCGGCTCCGCTGCTGCTCGTACCCGTGGAGCTTCGTCGCGACGGCCGGCGCCAGACGCGTCTGCATCTCGCGGAGGGCCAGGACCGGATCCATAATCCCGCGCTTGCGGTCAAGCTGGAACGACTGGGTGTCGACTGGAGTTCGGTCGCCGACTGCGATGTCGCCGATCCTGCCGCGGTTCTTGCCGCCGCCAGGCAGGTTGTGCGTGCACAGGACGGCTGGTCGGTGGACGAGCGCCTCGTGCTCGGCCTCTTCGCCTCACACAAAGAGGCCATGTACCAGGACCTCCAACAGAACGAGGAGCGCATCCTCACTCATCCGCTGATCCGGGCCGTCGGTCTCGGACCCGATGCGGGACTGCCCGATGATCTGATCGGCTTCGAACCACCCGAACTCGACCGCATCGACGAAATCCAGATGCCCGAACGGACTCCGCTTGTGCTGGACGCGGACTCCTCGCAACGGCAGTGCATCGCGGCCGCGCTGGACGGCCGTTCCTTCGTGATGAGTGGGCCGCCGGGTACGGGCAAGAGCCAGACGATCACCAACATGATCGCTGCGCTCATGCACGCCGGCCGTTCCGTTCTCTTCGTCAGTGAGAAGGCCGCAGCGCTCGACGTGGTCCGCAACAGGCTGCGAGGCGTCGGCCTCGGGGACTTCGTGATGGCACTGCACAGCGGTGACACCAGCAAGAAGGCTGTGGCGACGGAGCTCGAACGGGTATTGACCACCAAGGTGCCGATCACCGGCGCAGCCGAGCACGAACTCGACCGTGCCCGCCGGCTGCGCGAGGAACTGTCTGCCTACGCGGCGGCGATGAACCAGATCCGCGAACCGCTCGGCCGTTGCCTTCACGATGTCCTGGGCCGCTTGGTCCTCCTGGAGCGGGCAGACACTCCACAACTCACCCTCGGTGCCAGGAGCACTGGCACGGTCCGGCAGCTTGGCGCCGGGGAGCTTCAGGCGCTGCTGGAAGCGGCTGGCACCGTCAGTCGTTCCTGGCGCCCAGCAGCGGAAGGTGACGCGTTTGTCTGGCGTGGGCTGAAGGGAGCCTCTGCTCCAACCGCGGTTCTCACTGAGGCTGCTGACGCGCTGGGAGATCTACGCACGGCAGCCGAACGCCGCCCGTTCGCGCTCACGACCCCCGAACCGCATACCGTGCACGATGTACGGCAGACCGTACGGCTTCTGGAAGCGGGACTGCCCGACCGGAACCTGGCCACGGTCAGTGGCGGGCTGTCGGACGACCTCTCCGGAAGCCTTGCCCAACTGGCCGACCTGTTCGGACTGCCCAAGCCGGAAGCCTCTCAGGCGGCATTCGACCTGCTGGAACTTGCTGATCTGGCCTCTGCGGCGACACGGCCGCCCGCGCGATGGTTCGGCGAGGAAGGGCTGCGCGAGGCACATAAAGCGGCTGAGGAGTTGCGGGACGCGCTAGCTGCGCGCGCGGCGGCTCGCGCAGTAGCGGGAGACATCTTCGGTGAACAGGTGCTGCAGGCCCAAGAGTTGCCAGCCCTGGTCGCGAGATTCACTGGACAGCACCGGGGTGTTTTCGCGCGTCTGTCCGGGCAGTACAAGGCTGACCGCGAGGCAGTGGCCGGGCTCACGCGCAACGGTGCCTGGGACAAGACGCTGCCCCAGCGCCTGAACGACGCCCTGGCCTGGCAGAACACCGCGGCCGAGGTCGCTCGACTGGCGATACATCACGAGGACGCGCTGGGCGGCTATGTTCCCCACGACGAGGACGAACTGCCCGCCTTGGACGCCGTGCTGACCGTGGCAGATCGCATCGCCGAACTCACTCACGTGAGCACTCACCGAGACGTCCTCACAGCCCGACTGGCTGACGGCACCGAGCCCGACTCGCTGCCGGGGCTGTTGGCCCGTGGCATTCGTGGCGTGTTGGTCGGCTGGTGCGTCGAGGCGACGCGTCGTGCCGAGCGCTGGTCAGAGTCCTCGACCGCACTGCACGACCTCTTCGAGGAGTCCCGCCAGGTTCAGTTGGCTTTCGCCCTGTTCGGTACTTTCGATCAAGCCCAGCAGGCCGTTGACGAACTCCGGGCTGACCCGCGCGGTCCGGAGGAATGGCAGGCGTACCGCTCCGGACTGGACGTTCTGGCCCAATACGGAGTCGACGAGCTCGTTTCGCGTGCTGTCGAACGAGGCATCCTGCCCGAGCAGTTGCCTGCGGTAGTGGAGCAGGCGGTGCTGAAGTGCTGGGCCGACGACCTCTTGGTCACGGACACCAGGCTCGCCACCACTCGCTCCGCAGACCTGGACGTCCGGGTGGCGGACTTCCAGAAGGCCGACCGTCGGCTGGTCGCTGCAGCCAGTGGAGCCGTGGTCGAGGCGTGCAACGAGCGCCGACCGCGCCGGCTCAGCGGCGGGCCGGCCGCGGTGATCAAACGCCAGGCGGAACTGAAGCGACGACATATGCCGGTGCGGGAACTACTCGGCCAAACCCGTGAAGTCGTCCGGCTCATCAAGCCGTGCTTCATGATGAGCCCGCTCACGGTGAGTCAGTTCCTGCCCTCTGACTACCACTTTGACGTGGTCATCTTCGACGAGGCGTCACAGGTTCGCCCCGCCGACGCGGTTAACTGCGTATACAGGGCAGACTCTCTGATCGTGGCGGGCGACGAGAAGCAGCTGCCACCCACCTCTTTCTTCGACGCGACGGTCGAGGATGACTCCGACGAGTACGACGAAGACGTACCCGACACCTTCGAGTCGCTGTTGCATGCCTGCAAGGCGGGTGCCCTCAGAGAGCTGTCCTTGCGCTGGCACTACCGCAGCCGTCACGAGGACCTGATCACGTTCAGCAACAAGTCCTTCTACGGCAACTCCATGGTGACGTTCCCGGGAGCCCTGGACCACGGCAACGACATCGGCGTTGAGTTCTTCCCCACGCAGGGCGTGTACGACCGGGGCGGCAGACGAGACAACCGCGCGGAGGCGGAGTTCGTCGCTCGGCGGGTCATCCATCACTTCGACACACGCCCCAGCCGCACCCTGGGCGTCGTCGCCCTCTCGCAGGCCCAGGCGGCGGCCATCGACCAGGCTGTCCAGCAGGCCAGGCTGCTCCGCCCCGACCTGGACCACTGCTTCACCGAGGATCGGCTCGACGGGTTCTTCGTCAAGAACCTCGAATCCGTCCAGGGCGACGAGCGCGACGTCATGATCATGTCGATCGGGTACGGCCCCGACGAGCACGGCAAGTTCGGCACGAACTTCGGGCCGATCAACAAAGGGGGAGGTTGGCGGCGCCTCAACGTCGCTGTCACCCGGGCGCGCTTCCGCATGGAGGTCGTCGCGTCCTTCCGGAGCAGCGGCCTGGCCGACAGCGCGAACGAGAGTGTTCAGCACCTCAAGCGGTATCTCGAATATGCGGAGAACGGCCACGCAGTCCTCGCGCAGGACGTGACGCAGGCCGACGCCGAGCCGGACAGTCCTTTCGAGGAGTCGGTCCTGGAGGTGCTGCGCGACTGGGGCTATCGGGTGCAGCCGCAGGTCGGCGTAGCGGGATATCGCATCGACATCGGCGTGCGCCATCCGCAGTTCCCCGGCACCTACGCGCTCGGCATCGAATGCGACGGCGCGATGTACCACTCGTCCAGGACGGCTCGGGATCGCGACCGACTGCGGGAAGAGGTGCTTGCCGGTTTGGGCTGGCGACTGCACCGCATCTGGGGCACCGACTGGTATCGGGGCAGGGCCGCAGCCGAGCTGAGACTGCGCGAGGCAGTCGAGCTGGCGGTCGAACGGGGACCGATGTCGGGGGCCGCCTCGACGGATCCACGACCAGGTCCGACAGCGGCCTCTGAGCGCGACAACGTGGGGGTCACCTCGGGCACCGGGGAGGTTGCCCCGCTCTCCGCCATTTCGGCCGCGCCCGATACCCAGGAACCGGGGAACTACACCTATCCGACAGACGCCGCAGACCATGAGCGCGTTCCGGTCGCCACCGAGCCCGACCGCCCATGGAGCTCCCTGTACGAGGCATGCGAGATGACGGTGCCCTCACCGTACGAACTGCACATGCCGGAGGCCCGCCCCGCGCTCCGCACGCTTCTGAACAGAATCATCGGCATCGAGGGCCCAATCCACGAGGAGCTGTTGGTGCAGCGAGCTAGGGAAGCGTGGGGTGTGGCCCGGGCGGGCAACAGGATCCGCGACAACGTACGGGAAGTGGTGCGCGGTCTCGTCCGCTCGGGGCAGGTCGCCGTCGACGGCTCCTTCTTGGATGTGGCAGGCCGGGAAGAGCTGGATGCTCGTGTTCCAGGGGAAGGTGACACTCCGCGCAAGGCCGCGCACATTGCTCCGGTTGAACGGCAGCTGGCGCTGTACGAACTTGCTGCGGAGTGCCCAGGCACGTCCCGCGACGAACTGGTCCGGCACGCGGGCGAGTTCTTCGGCTGGCGCCGCATGGGCCGGGATATCCGCAGCTTCCTGGACTCCGACATCGACGAACTGCTTCGGAGAGGCAGACTGAGAGAGACGAACGGTCAGATCACAGCGGTTGGGTGACGGAGACCGAGGCGGCCTGGAAGGGCTGCCACTTCATGGCCGGGACGGCTGCTGGAGGATCCCGGCATACGTAGTCTTCGGGCTCGCAGGGCTCCGAGATCCCAGGCCGGACGCCTATGGAACTGGAATTTTCGGGACATGGTGAGTCACCGGGCCAGGGTGCCGTGGGATGGCTCGCGTGAGCGGAAGGCCCTGGGCACTACAAGGTCGGCTTGCTCCTCTTGGCCTTCTTCTTCGCCTTGGCCCGGGCTTTCGCCTTTTCCTTGGCCTTCTTGGCGGCCTTGCGGGCGGCCTTCTCTTCCTCGGCCCTGCGCTGAAGGGGGACCAGCTTGGCCGTGGCCTCGGCGGCGTTCTTGCCGCCTTGGGGCAGCACGCTCTGGTAGATGTCTCGCGTGATGCGAGTGTCGCTGTGACCGAGGGTGTCCGACACGATCTTGATGTCGATGTCGGCGGCCAGCATTAGGGTGGCCGCGCCGTGGCGGAGGTCGTGTAGCCGGATCGGCGGGAGGCCGGAGGCAGCGACGAGCCGCTCGAAGAGGTCGGTCACCTTGCCGGGGTGGAGCCAGGAGCCATCCTCCTGGGTGAAGACGTGGCCAGTGTCCACCCAGGCTGAGCCCCATTCCTCGCGGGCTGTCTCCTGGCGTTCGCGGTGCCGCTTGAGGACGTTGACGGTGTCGTCGTCGAGCGCAACCACGCGGTAGCCGCTGTCCGTCTTGGGGTCGGATGCCTCGACCTCCCAGCCGTCTTGGACGAGCTGCGAGGAGACCGTGAGGGAGTGGGTATCGAGGTTCGTCTCCGACCACGGTTGCCCGCATGCCTCGCCACGGCGCAGGCCGCGGAACGCGATCAGGTGCCACATCGCGTACAGCCGGTCTTCGGCAACGAAGTCGAGGAAGGCGCCGGTTTGTTGGGGCGTCCAGACCATCACGGGTGACGGCTTCTCGCCGGTCTGCTCCCACTTGGCGACCCGCTCGTCCGTCCACACCAGGGCTTTCGGCTTGCGCACGGGGTCGATCTCGACGTGAGCGGCCGGGTTGAACGTGAGGATCTGCTGCCCGATCGCGTCGTTCAGGGACGCGCGGAGCGTCGCCTTGACGTGCAGACGTGTGGCGGGGCCGGTGATGCGACGGAAGGGAGGCATCTCGTCGATCGCTGCCTTCATGGCCTTGCGGCGGGCGCGGTTCTCCGCGCCTTTCCAGGGCACCGTTGCCAACTCGTCGATCGCAGATCGCCGTTGGGCGTTGTCCTCCAGGGTCTGGGCGTTGGCATCGCGGATGTCCGTGAACATCTCGCTGAGGTGGCTGACGCGGAGGCGGTCGAGGCGCCGGTGTCCGATGTTTGGCTTCAGGTGCACGCGGACATCGGTCTCGTAGCGGTTCAGACCGGACTTGCGTATGCGCTTGCCCGCCAGCCACCGGTCGAGCCACTCGCTCACGGTCAGGCTGCCGATCAGGTCTTGGCCGGCGCTGAGGCGCCGCCTCGTTTCCTCGACATCGGGTAGGGGAGCCTTCTCGCGGCTGACTTCCGCCAGCATGACGGCGATTAGCTCCGTGCCCTCGGGGTCGTCCGCCTCGGCCAGCCCCAGCAGGGCGCGTACGTGGTCGAGGTCAGCCTGGGCGGCCTTGCGGCTGTCGTAGCCGCCACGGGCGAAGGACCTGCGACTGCCGTCCTCACGGGGCGGCAGCTCCTGGCGTACGGAGTAGGTGCAGTGGTTCCTGCTGTTGCGCTTGGGGCAGGACGTGCCGAACTCCTTGCCGGTCTTCGGGTCGCGGCAGGAACAGCGG
Coding sequences:
- a CDS encoding Uma2 family endonuclease, which encodes MSVDAIMHTEFPEGHTVFFGADGKVIMTPQSEEHSSTIRSMQIDSLALGRHAKITSDVYLDFPADENSAPDLAILREDAQKQGKRYSFEDVLLIAEVVSVSSARKDYDDCTAKYGRYGIPVYLVVDPYAGEVVVHTQPTGDGYIAAHTHKYGTGKLPIELADGRTFTLDLDELPRPQPETGTR
- a CDS encoding DUF3320 domain-containing protein, with protein sequence MLDDWCNSLLDLGGRNRLLNFRHTRTATLEITAPGVPAVLAGLARGWTFASVEDTEHVDGDVPKGAAPAGGVFYEYDTTSAIGGADRASGLVTQKNTQSGLDASLYQLRQKSGQMYNDYGLWVLWLGVGMVDWREEGAEETSSAPLLLVPVELRRDGRRQTRLHLAEGQDRIHNPALAVKLERLGVDWSSVADCDVADPAAVLAAARQVVRAQDGWSVDERLVLGLFASHKEAMYQDLQQNEERILTHPLIRAVGLGPDAGLPDDLIGFEPPELDRIDEIQMPERTPLVLDADSSQRQCIAAALDGRSFVMSGPPGTGKSQTITNMIAALMHAGRSVLFVSEKAAALDVVRNRLRGVGLGDFVMALHSGDTSKKAVATELERVLTTKVPITGAAEHELDRARRLREELSAYAAAMNQIREPLGRCLHDVLGRLVLLERADTPQLTLGARSTGTVRQLGAGELQALLEAAGTVSRSWRPAAEGDAFVWRGLKGASAPTAVLTEAADALGDLRTAAERRPFALTTPEPHTVHDVRQTVRLLEAGLPDRNLATVSGGLSDDLSGSLAQLADLFGLPKPEASQAAFDLLELADLASAATRPPARWFGEEGLREAHKAAEELRDALAARAAARAVAGDIFGEQVLQAQELPALVARFTGQHRGVFARLSGQYKADREAVAGLTRNGAWDKTLPQRLNDALAWQNTAAEVARLAIHHEDALGGYVPHDEDELPALDAVLTVADRIAELTHVSTHRDVLTARLADGTEPDSLPGLLARGIRGVLVGWCVEATRRAERWSESSTALHDLFEESRQVQLAFALFGTFDQAQQAVDELRADPRGPEEWQAYRSGLDVLAQYGVDELVSRAVERGILPEQLPAVVEQAVLKCWADDLLVTDTRLATTRSADLDVRVADFQKADRRLVAAASGAVVEACNERRPRRLSGGPAAVIKRQAELKRRHMPVRELLGQTREVVRLIKPCFMMSPLTVSQFLPSDYHFDVVIFDEASQVRPADAVNCVYRADSLIVAGDEKQLPPTSFFDATVEDDSDEYDEDVPDTFESLLHACKAGALRELSLRWHYRSRHEDLITFSNKSFYGNSMVTFPGALDHGNDIGVEFFPTQGVYDRGGRRDNRAEAEFVARRVIHHFDTRPSRTLGVVALSQAQAAAIDQAVQQARLLRPDLDHCFTEDRLDGFFVKNLESVQGDERDVMIMSIGYGPDEHGKFGTNFGPINKGGGWRRLNVAVTRARFRMEVVASFRSSGLADSANESVQHLKRYLEYAENGHAVLAQDVTQADAEPDSPFEESVLEVLRDWGYRVQPQVGVAGYRIDIGVRHPQFPGTYALGIECDGAMYHSSRTARDRDRLREEVLAGLGWRLHRIWGTDWYRGRAAAELRLREAVELAVERGPMSGAASTDPRPGPTAASERDNVGVTSGTGEVAPLSAISAAPDTQEPGNYTYPTDAADHERVPVATEPDRPWSSLYEACEMTVPSPYELHMPEARPALRTLLNRIIGIEGPIHEELLVQRAREAWGVARAGNRIRDNVREVVRGLVRSGQVAVDGSFLDVAGREELDARVPGEGDTPRKAAHIAPVERQLALYELAAECPGTSRDELVRHAGEFFGWRRMGRDIRSFLDSDIDELLRRGRLRETNGQITAVG
- a CDS encoding site-specific integrase; amino-acid sequence: MKGSTYRRCSCRDPKTGKEFGTSCPKRNSRNHCTYSVRQELPPREDGSRRSFARGGYDSRKAAQADLDHVRALLGLAEADDPEGTELIAVMLAEVSREKAPLPDVEETRRRLSAGQDLIGSLTVSEWLDRWLAGKRIRKSGLNRYETDVRVHLKPNIGHRRLDRLRVSHLSEMFTDIRDANAQTLEDNAQRRSAIDELATVPWKGAENRARRKAMKAAIDEMPPFRRITGPATRLHVKATLRASLNDAIGQQILTFNPAAHVEIDPVRKPKALVWTDERVAKWEQTGEKPSPVMVWTPQQTGAFLDFVAEDRLYAMWHLIAFRGLRRGEACGQPWSETNLDTHSLTVSSQLVQDGWEVEASDPKTDSGYRVVALDDDTVNVLKRHRERQETAREEWGSAWVDTGHVFTQEDGSWLHPGKVTDLFERLVAASGLPPIRLHDLRHGAATLMLAADIDIKIVSDTLGHSDTRITRDIYQSVLPQGGKNAAEATAKLVPLQRRAEEEKAARKAAKKAKEKAKARAKAKKKAKRSKPTL